In a genomic window of uncultured Sphaerochaeta sp.:
- a CDS encoding GNAT family N-acetyltransferase, with translation MSMEYYSQDQGFAYGEPNQMPLARITMRKLNEKTYAIDHTYVSPQLRGQGIAKVLVNMAAQKARKEGCTIAPLCSYARRAMEDDPSLKDLIEP, from the coding sequence ATGAGTATGGAGTATTATTCGCAGGACCAGGGGTTTGCCTACGGCGAACCGAACCAGATGCCGTTGGCAAGGATTACCATGCGCAAGCTCAATGAGAAGACGTATGCCATTGATCACACCTATGTATCGCCGCAGCTGAGGGGGCAGGGAATTGCAAAGGTGCTGGTCAACATGGCGGCCCAGAAGGCCCGCAAGGAAGGGTGCACCATCGCCCCGCTCTGCTCCTATGCACGCAGGGCGATGGAGGACGATCCCTCCCTCAAGGACCTCATCGAACCCTAG
- the recN gene encoding DNA repair protein RecN, translated as MLERLEIHNYALIEDSVLELEKGFSVITGETGAGKSIILGALSLLLGEKTEVQSIRSGCDSATVSASFFVHSPVPPHLGSFLEREQLELEDDTLLVSRTIKSNGRSSITMCGRLCTRSDLALITSELLDISAQRDHQSLLSSAHQLAVLDSFGSVGEQKGSYRICYERVVELKTQYRQYLEKMEASKREEDYLRFAVDEIVKVGPKSGEDEDIQEQVRRIASFEQIYDALSLCMELLHGGGENTQGALSQLHQAKTQLEHAQKGDPSLSAYAQRLESASIELEDIYESLRDYLGGMSYSEAELDRLQGRLALLQRLKKKYGYSLDAVLAFLAESQQKLNLSEEGEILLSKLEKQISLANQELANAALVLRTKRREAAQRLQEDVEQRLKSLGMKEARFSILFQETEPGPSGSDDVSFAICANPGLPMRSIKDVASGGELSRIMLAVKTSLAESDSIPTLIFDEVDAGIGGSVALAVAQQLVHLGRTHQVIVITHLASIASKADTQFVVSKDIRNQMSYSTIRIVKGDARQKEIARMLSGDDNSPESLEHAKKLLQETP; from the coding sequence ATGCTTGAACGGCTTGAGATTCATAATTATGCCCTGATCGAAGACAGTGTTCTGGAACTTGAGAAGGGCTTTTCCGTAATCACCGGTGAGACGGGTGCCGGTAAGTCCATCATCCTGGGAGCACTCTCTCTTCTCTTGGGAGAGAAGACCGAGGTTCAGTCGATCCGCAGCGGATGCGATTCGGCAACGGTAAGTGCCAGTTTCTTTGTCCACTCGCCCGTGCCTCCCCACCTTGGCTCCTTTCTTGAACGGGAGCAATTGGAGCTGGAGGATGACACCTTGCTTGTCTCTCGTACGATCAAGAGCAACGGAAGATCCTCCATCACCATGTGCGGAAGACTCTGCACCCGGAGCGACCTTGCCCTGATCACCAGCGAGCTGCTGGATATCAGCGCTCAGCGCGATCATCAGAGTCTTCTCTCCAGCGCTCATCAGTTGGCTGTCCTCGATTCGTTCGGCTCGGTAGGTGAGCAGAAGGGATCCTATCGCATCTGTTATGAGCGTGTCGTTGAACTGAAAACACAATACCGTCAGTATCTGGAGAAGATGGAAGCTTCCAAACGGGAAGAGGACTATCTTCGGTTTGCTGTGGATGAGATCGTGAAAGTCGGGCCAAAATCCGGCGAAGATGAGGATATCCAGGAACAGGTACGCCGCATTGCCTCGTTTGAGCAGATCTATGATGCGTTGAGTCTTTGTATGGAACTGCTGCATGGCGGTGGAGAGAACACCCAAGGTGCGTTGTCCCAACTTCACCAAGCGAAGACCCAGTTGGAGCATGCCCAAAAAGGCGATCCCTCGCTCTCAGCATATGCCCAGCGGTTGGAAAGTGCGAGTATTGAGCTGGAAGACATCTACGAGTCACTCCGTGATTATCTGGGGGGAATGAGTTACAGCGAGGCGGAGCTTGACCGTCTTCAGGGGCGGCTTGCACTCTTGCAACGCCTGAAAAAGAAGTATGGATACAGTCTGGACGCTGTGCTTGCCTTCCTCGCCGAGAGCCAGCAGAAGCTCAACCTCTCCGAAGAGGGGGAGATACTTCTCAGCAAGCTCGAAAAACAGATATCCCTGGCAAACCAGGAACTGGCAAATGCCGCATTGGTTTTGCGTACCAAGCGAAGGGAGGCTGCACAACGTTTGCAGGAGGACGTCGAGCAACGGCTGAAAAGCCTGGGCATGAAAGAGGCACGGTTCTCGATTCTCTTCCAGGAGACCGAGCCAGGCCCTAGCGGCAGTGATGATGTCAGTTTTGCCATCTGTGCAAACCCCGGCCTTCCCATGCGCTCAATCAAGGATGTCGCCAGTGGGGGAGAGCTTTCCAGGATCATGCTGGCGGTGAAAACCTCGTTGGCAGAAAGTGACAGCATTCCGACGCTCATTTTCGACGAAGTCGACGCAGGGATCGGGGGCAGCGTGGCCCTGGCTGTTGCCCAACAGCTGGTACATCTAGGCCGCACCCATCAGGTTATCGTCATCACCCATCTTGCTTCCATTGCAAGCAAGGCCGATACCCAGTTTGTGGTAAGCAAGGATATCCGGAACCAGATGAGTTATTCGACGATCAGGATTGTGAAGGGCGATGCACGCCAAAAGGAGATCGCACGCATGCTCAGCGGCGATGATAACAGTCCAGAGAGTCTGGAACACGCAAAGAAACTCTTGCAGGAGACACCATGA
- a CDS encoding NAD(+)/NADH kinase has protein sequence MEQRSVQRVLIIANWRKEASHTLSQTIADYLLNKGIASTIFRTNAEDEVLQVEKGTDLVICLGGDGTVLYCARYLQDHGIPILAINLGTFGFITEISVDEWQEAIDFYLEGKNCISRRLMIRVSVIREGAKVFHAHALNEMVVSSSGISKVISMALRIGDTEAGYFRSDGIIVATPTGSTGYSLAAGGPILDVDLSTLIITPICPFTLSNRPLVVSGESNITITIPSGQRTGLSLSLDGQQNFTLMEEDVIVVEKSRSKALLVTSKRRNYIEVLRDKLNWSGGGFHA, from the coding sequence ATGGAACAACGGTCAGTACAGCGCGTGCTCATCATCGCGAACTGGAGAAAGGAAGCTTCGCATACCTTGTCGCAGACCATAGCGGACTACTTGCTGAACAAGGGGATTGCCAGCACCATCTTCCGCACCAACGCTGAGGACGAAGTCCTGCAGGTGGAAAAGGGTACCGATCTTGTCATCTGCTTGGGCGGGGATGGAACCGTACTGTATTGTGCACGCTACCTGCAGGACCATGGCATCCCCATCCTGGCCATCAACCTGGGAACGTTTGGATTCATCACCGAAATCTCGGTTGATGAGTGGCAGGAAGCCATTGATTTCTATCTTGAGGGAAAGAATTGCATCAGCCGCAGGTTGATGATACGGGTGTCGGTGATCCGGGAGGGAGCCAAGGTTTTCCATGCCCATGCACTCAATGAAATGGTTGTCTCGTCCAGTGGCATCAGCAAGGTGATCAGCATGGCCTTGCGCATCGGTGATACCGAGGCCGGCTATTTCCGCTCAGACGGTATCATCGTGGCAACCCCCACCGGATCGACCGGCTACAGTTTGGCAGCAGGCGGTCCCATCCTTGATGTTGACCTTTCCACGCTCATCATCACCCCAATCTGCCCCTTCACGCTCTCCAACCGGCCGTTGGTGGTCAGTGGGGAGTCGAACATCACCATCACCATTCCCTCCGGCCAGAGAACGGGCCTGTCACTTTCCCTTGATGGCCAGCAGAACTTCACCCTGATGGAGGAAGATGTCATCGTTGTGGAGAAATCGCGCAGCAAGGCTCTTCTGGTTACAAGCAAACGACGCAATTACATAGAAGTACTCCGTGATAAACTGAATTGGTCTGGAGGAGGCTTCCATGCTTGA
- a CDS encoding DegT/DnrJ/EryC1/StrS family aminotransferase has product MALIPFFKPTLRRKDMDAVLQTMVDERIGPGERKNEFLRQFCTLIGAKGGFALRSYVDALRLALQSCNLGPGAKVGVSALSPLLYQWVADQLGLVLVLGDTDSEHGCLSQQEALRLANEGCEALLVHEPMCQIPYGCDYRQFGIPVIEDCTQSLGSKYEETSSGSFGDLVVCAFEEDGVVSTAGGAALVYHDEKWDAVIDDKLGFAKAYTELPDMNAALGIIQLATLGDQLAKRREFYSLFSKALLKTPNKLYGIGNIDFLSNGFGFCTVLDSRAEDAIKFANKYQVSARKTFSGSLATEHSDRFDLFPNALPPFLRAISLPIYPFLKQSDVELLMKVISHLS; this is encoded by the coding sequence GTGGCATTGATTCCCTTCTTCAAACCCACCCTTCGCAGAAAAGACATGGATGCGGTACTGCAGACCATGGTCGATGAGAGAATCGGTCCAGGCGAGCGCAAGAATGAGTTTTTGCGGCAGTTCTGTACGCTCATCGGAGCAAAAGGCGGATTCGCCCTCCGTTCCTATGTGGATGCGCTGCGCCTTGCCTTGCAGTCATGCAACCTTGGCCCTGGGGCAAAAGTTGGCGTAAGTGCACTCTCTCCTCTGCTCTACCAGTGGGTTGCAGACCAGCTGGGGCTTGTCCTTGTGCTTGGGGATACTGACAGTGAACACGGATGTCTTTCCCAGCAGGAGGCGCTCAGGCTTGCCAACGAAGGGTGTGAAGCCCTGTTGGTCCATGAACCGATGTGTCAGATTCCCTATGGGTGCGACTATCGGCAATTCGGCATCCCCGTCATTGAGGATTGTACCCAGAGTCTGGGAAGCAAATATGAGGAAACTTCTTCAGGCAGCTTTGGTGATCTGGTTGTCTGTGCCTTCGAAGAGGATGGGGTGGTGAGCACCGCCGGCGGCGCTGCACTGGTCTATCATGATGAGAAGTGGGATGCCGTGATTGATGACAAATTGGGGTTTGCAAAGGCGTATACCGAACTGCCCGACATGAATGCAGCGCTTGGGATCATCCAGCTTGCCACCCTCGGCGACCAATTGGCAAAACGCAGGGAGTTTTACTCACTCTTCTCCAAGGCCCTCCTGAAAACACCAAACAAGCTCTATGGGATCGGGAACATCGATTTCCTGAGCAATGGGTTTGGCTTTTGTACCGTGCTCGATTCCCGTGCAGAGGATGCGATCAAATTTGCGAACAAGTATCAGGTATCGGCAAGGAAAACCTTTTCGGGCAGCCTGGCAACAGAACACAGTGATCGATTCGATCTCTTTCCGAATGCACTGCCGCCCTTTCTCAGGGCAATTTCGCTCCCCATCTATCCCTTTCTGAAGCAATCGGATGTAGAATTGCTCATGAAAGTCATCTCGCACCTGAGCTAA